In one Alosa alosa isolate M-15738 ecotype Scorff River chromosome 14, AALO_Geno_1.1, whole genome shotgun sequence genomic region, the following are encoded:
- the LOC125307030 gene encoding leucine-rich repeat-containing protein 36-like isoform X4 produces MAEGEFKTAKHLPNKTASSTQDSLQDSSKVFKAASFTEEYKPLPRATHLSSLLTTLSPKCPKEKRRVTFLEDYKNIKTSHKDLCIDSTSQVEEDTCSKKQAILTRPSPERSDKILQGHDLSEQTQTKCQSPNKWSFTLDAAPHTLNSIAHFQTEMEASINRLLQLTTDLEIATIVPDRSAIAYHACGESQLWNAFQPNLTEDRPLEVEGYTSALKPKQCVEDKTINLMAPPASVSPLGLKKTQQPTSPLDHNRQIVTSQPMTHSQEETTETSKVSGLSGVGSSSLCDSPLLPPHISELSAVLRGLLDLVDRHWSGNFSLHLNPNFLEQAYSILSKLKSSSHKETEEKRDVGGNESVTIHEKREKSHDCTEVGHLQGTLTQKSQLTCLQKQLVTALMDNIKLKHEIHKLREDNSSWNNSLYSAYL; encoded by the exons atGGCAGAGGGAGAATTCAAAACAGCGAAACATTTACCTAACAAAACAGCTAGCTCCACACAG GACTCTCTACAGGACTCCTCAAAAGTCTTTAAGGCTGCAAGCTTTACAGAAG AATACAAACCACTTCCCAGAGCCACACACTTGTCGTCACTGCTCACGACTCTTTCTCCCAAGTGCCCGAAAGAAAAACGGAGGGTGACTTTTCTCGAGGACTACAAAAACATCAAGACTTCACACAAAGATTTGTGTATAGATAGCACCAGTCAAGTGGAGGAGGATACATGCTCAAAGAAACAGGCCATTTTGACAAGACCCTCTCCAGAAAGATCAGACAAGATACTTCAGGGTCATGATCTTAGTGAGCAAACACAGACTAAATGCCAGAGCCCTAACAAGTGGTCATTCACGTTAGACGCTGCTCCGCACACACTCAATAGCATAGCACACTTCCAGACAGAGATGGAGGCCAGCATCAATAGACTACTTCAACTCACCACCG ATCTGGAAATAGCAACTATTGTTCCAGATAGATCTGCAATTGCCTATCATGCCTGTGGTGAGTCTCAGCTGTGGAATGCCTTTCAGCCAAATCTCACTGAAGACAGACCTCTAGAGGTGGAAGGCTATACCAGCGCACTAAAGCCAAAGCAGTGTGTGGAAGATAAAACTATCAACTTAATGGCTCCACCAGCATCTGTCTCTCCCTTAGGCCTGAAGAAAACACAGCAGCCCACTTCTCCCTTAGACCACAACAGACAGATCGTTACATCACAACCAATGACTCACAGTCAAGAGGAAACCACTGAAACCAGCAAG GTGTCTGGATTGTCGGGGGTTGGCAGCAGCTCTCTGTGTGATAGTCCTCTACTCCCTCCCCACATCTCTGAGCTGTCTGCCGTACTGAGAGGCCTACTGGATCTCGTCGACAGGCACTGGAGTGGCAACTTCTCCCTTCATCTCAACCCCAACTTTCTAG AACAAGCCTACAGTATCCTCTCCAAACTGAAGTCATCCTCCCataaagagacagaggagaaaagGGACGTAGGTGGTAATGAAAGTGTAACAATAcatgagaaaagagaaaagagtcaCGATTGCACTGAAGTTGGTCATCTGCAGGGGACATTGACCCAGAAATCACAACTG ACATGTCTTCAGAAACAGCTTGTCACAGCCCTGATGGACAACATCAAGTTAAAGCATGAGATACATAAGTTGAGAGAAGACAACTCCTCCTGGAATAACA GTCTCTACAGCGCCTATCTCTGA
- the LOC125307030 gene encoding leucine-rich repeat-containing protein 36-like isoform X2, which yields MAEGEFKTAKHLPNKTASSTQDSLQDSSKVFKAASFTEEYKPLPRATHLSSLLTTLSPKCPKEKRRVTFLEDYKNIKTSHKDLCIDSTSQVEEDTCSKKQAILTRPSPERSDKILQGHDLSEQTQTKCQSPNKWSFTLDAAPHTLNSIAHFQTEMEASINRLLQLTTDLEIATIVPDRSAIAYHACGLKKTQQPTSPLDHNRQIVTSQPMTHSQEETTETSKVSGLSGVGSSSLCDSPLLPPHISELSAVLRGLLDLVDRHWSGNFSLHLNPNFLEQAYSILSKLKSSSHKETEEKRDVGGNESVTIHEKREKSHDCTEVGHLQGTLTQKSQLTCLQKQLVTALMDNIKLKHEIHKLREDNSSWNNIDRQWQSCLQLQGKVLEAEEKHLKELKDSMDILQATHRSLQRLSLTRTGRQAMKPPPDDGDGLPTDAYDETI from the exons atGGCAGAGGGAGAATTCAAAACAGCGAAACATTTACCTAACAAAACAGCTAGCTCCACACAG GACTCTCTACAGGACTCCTCAAAAGTCTTTAAGGCTGCAAGCTTTACAGAAG AATACAAACCACTTCCCAGAGCCACACACTTGTCGTCACTGCTCACGACTCTTTCTCCCAAGTGCCCGAAAGAAAAACGGAGGGTGACTTTTCTCGAGGACTACAAAAACATCAAGACTTCACACAAAGATTTGTGTATAGATAGCACCAGTCAAGTGGAGGAGGATACATGCTCAAAGAAACAGGCCATTTTGACAAGACCCTCTCCAGAAAGATCAGACAAGATACTTCAGGGTCATGATCTTAGTGAGCAAACACAGACTAAATGCCAGAGCCCTAACAAGTGGTCATTCACGTTAGACGCTGCTCCGCACACACTCAATAGCATAGCACACTTCCAGACAGAGATGGAGGCCAGCATCAATAGACTACTTCAACTCACCACCG ATCTGGAAATAGCAACTATTGTTCCAGATAGATCTGCAATTGCCTATCATGCCTGTG GCCTGAAGAAAACACAGCAGCCCACTTCTCCCTTAGACCACAACAGACAGATCGTTACATCACAACCAATGACTCACAGTCAAGAGGAAACCACTGAAACCAGCAAG GTGTCTGGATTGTCGGGGGTTGGCAGCAGCTCTCTGTGTGATAGTCCTCTACTCCCTCCCCACATCTCTGAGCTGTCTGCCGTACTGAGAGGCCTACTGGATCTCGTCGACAGGCACTGGAGTGGCAACTTCTCCCTTCATCTCAACCCCAACTTTCTAG AACAAGCCTACAGTATCCTCTCCAAACTGAAGTCATCCTCCCataaagagacagaggagaaaagGGACGTAGGTGGTAATGAAAGTGTAACAATAcatgagaaaagagaaaagagtcaCGATTGCACTGAAGTTGGTCATCTGCAGGGGACATTGACCCAGAAATCACAACTG ACATGTCTTCAGAAACAGCTTGTCACAGCCCTGATGGACAACATCAAGTTAAAGCATGAGATACATAAGTTGAGAGAAGACAACTCCTCCTGGAATAACA TTGACAGACAATGGCAGAGTTGTTTGCAACTGCAAGGGAAAGTGCTGGAGGCTGAAGAGAAACATTTGAAGGAGTTAAAAGACTCAATGGACATCCTACAAGCAACTCACAG GTCTCTACAGCGCCTATCTCTGACAAGAACTGGAAGACAAGCCATGAAGCCACCGCCTGATGATGGGGACGGCCTGCCTACAGACGCTTATGATGAGACTATATAA
- the LOC125307030 gene encoding leucine-rich repeat-containing protein 36-like isoform X3, translating to MAEGEFKTAKHLPNKTASSTQDSLQDSSKVFKAASFTEEYKPLPRATHLSSLLTTLSPKCPKEKRRVTFLEDYKNIKTSHKDLCIDSTSQVEEDTCSKKQAILTRPSPERSDKILQGHDLSEQTQTKCQSPNKWSFTLDAAPHTLNSIAHFQTEMEASINRLLQLTTDLEIATIVPDRSAIAYHACGESQLWNAFQPNLTEDRPLEVEGYTSALKPKQCVEDKTINLMAPPASVSPLGLKKTQQPTSPLDHNRQIVTSQPMTHSQEETTETSKVSGLSGVGSSSLCDSPLLPPHISELSAVLRGLLDLVDRHWSGNFSLHLNPNFLEQAYSILSKLKSSSHKETEEKRDVGGNESVTIHEKREKSHDCTEVGHLQGTLTQKSQLTCLQKQLVTALMDNIKLKHEIHKLREDNSSWNNNNGRVVCNCKGKCWRLKRNI from the exons atGGCAGAGGGAGAATTCAAAACAGCGAAACATTTACCTAACAAAACAGCTAGCTCCACACAG GACTCTCTACAGGACTCCTCAAAAGTCTTTAAGGCTGCAAGCTTTACAGAAG AATACAAACCACTTCCCAGAGCCACACACTTGTCGTCACTGCTCACGACTCTTTCTCCCAAGTGCCCGAAAGAAAAACGGAGGGTGACTTTTCTCGAGGACTACAAAAACATCAAGACTTCACACAAAGATTTGTGTATAGATAGCACCAGTCAAGTGGAGGAGGATACATGCTCAAAGAAACAGGCCATTTTGACAAGACCCTCTCCAGAAAGATCAGACAAGATACTTCAGGGTCATGATCTTAGTGAGCAAACACAGACTAAATGCCAGAGCCCTAACAAGTGGTCATTCACGTTAGACGCTGCTCCGCACACACTCAATAGCATAGCACACTTCCAGACAGAGATGGAGGCCAGCATCAATAGACTACTTCAACTCACCACCG ATCTGGAAATAGCAACTATTGTTCCAGATAGATCTGCAATTGCCTATCATGCCTGTGGTGAGTCTCAGCTGTGGAATGCCTTTCAGCCAAATCTCACTGAAGACAGACCTCTAGAGGTGGAAGGCTATACCAGCGCACTAAAGCCAAAGCAGTGTGTGGAAGATAAAACTATCAACTTAATGGCTCCACCAGCATCTGTCTCTCCCTTAGGCCTGAAGAAAACACAGCAGCCCACTTCTCCCTTAGACCACAACAGACAGATCGTTACATCACAACCAATGACTCACAGTCAAGAGGAAACCACTGAAACCAGCAAG GTGTCTGGATTGTCGGGGGTTGGCAGCAGCTCTCTGTGTGATAGTCCTCTACTCCCTCCCCACATCTCTGAGCTGTCTGCCGTACTGAGAGGCCTACTGGATCTCGTCGACAGGCACTGGAGTGGCAACTTCTCCCTTCATCTCAACCCCAACTTTCTAG AACAAGCCTACAGTATCCTCTCCAAACTGAAGTCATCCTCCCataaagagacagaggagaaaagGGACGTAGGTGGTAATGAAAGTGTAACAATAcatgagaaaagagaaaagagtcaCGATTGCACTGAAGTTGGTCATCTGCAGGGGACATTGACCCAGAAATCACAACTG ACATGTCTTCAGAAACAGCTTGTCACAGCCCTGATGGACAACATCAAGTTAAAGCATGAGATACATAAGTTGAGAGAAGACAACTCCTCCTGGAATAACA ACAATGGCAGAGTTGTTTGCAACTGCAAGGGAAAGTGCTGGAGGCTGAAGAGAAACATTTGA
- the LOC125307030 gene encoding leucine-rich repeat-containing protein 36-like isoform X1 codes for MAEGEFKTAKHLPNKTASSTQDSLQDSSKVFKAASFTEEYKPLPRATHLSSLLTTLSPKCPKEKRRVTFLEDYKNIKTSHKDLCIDSTSQVEEDTCSKKQAILTRPSPERSDKILQGHDLSEQTQTKCQSPNKWSFTLDAAPHTLNSIAHFQTEMEASINRLLQLTTDLEIATIVPDRSAIAYHACGESQLWNAFQPNLTEDRPLEVEGYTSALKPKQCVEDKTINLMAPPASVSPLGLKKTQQPTSPLDHNRQIVTSQPMTHSQEETTETSKVSGLSGVGSSSLCDSPLLPPHISELSAVLRGLLDLVDRHWSGNFSLHLNPNFLEQAYSILSKLKSSSHKETEEKRDVGGNESVTIHEKREKSHDCTEVGHLQGTLTQKSQLTCLQKQLVTALMDNIKLKHEIHKLREDNSSWNNIDRQWQSCLQLQGKVLEAEEKHLKELKDSMDILQATHRSLQRLSLTRTGRQAMKPPPDDGDGLPTDAYDETI; via the exons atGGCAGAGGGAGAATTCAAAACAGCGAAACATTTACCTAACAAAACAGCTAGCTCCACACAG GACTCTCTACAGGACTCCTCAAAAGTCTTTAAGGCTGCAAGCTTTACAGAAG AATACAAACCACTTCCCAGAGCCACACACTTGTCGTCACTGCTCACGACTCTTTCTCCCAAGTGCCCGAAAGAAAAACGGAGGGTGACTTTTCTCGAGGACTACAAAAACATCAAGACTTCACACAAAGATTTGTGTATAGATAGCACCAGTCAAGTGGAGGAGGATACATGCTCAAAGAAACAGGCCATTTTGACAAGACCCTCTCCAGAAAGATCAGACAAGATACTTCAGGGTCATGATCTTAGTGAGCAAACACAGACTAAATGCCAGAGCCCTAACAAGTGGTCATTCACGTTAGACGCTGCTCCGCACACACTCAATAGCATAGCACACTTCCAGACAGAGATGGAGGCCAGCATCAATAGACTACTTCAACTCACCACCG ATCTGGAAATAGCAACTATTGTTCCAGATAGATCTGCAATTGCCTATCATGCCTGTGGTGAGTCTCAGCTGTGGAATGCCTTTCAGCCAAATCTCACTGAAGACAGACCTCTAGAGGTGGAAGGCTATACCAGCGCACTAAAGCCAAAGCAGTGTGTGGAAGATAAAACTATCAACTTAATGGCTCCACCAGCATCTGTCTCTCCCTTAGGCCTGAAGAAAACACAGCAGCCCACTTCTCCCTTAGACCACAACAGACAGATCGTTACATCACAACCAATGACTCACAGTCAAGAGGAAACCACTGAAACCAGCAAG GTGTCTGGATTGTCGGGGGTTGGCAGCAGCTCTCTGTGTGATAGTCCTCTACTCCCTCCCCACATCTCTGAGCTGTCTGCCGTACTGAGAGGCCTACTGGATCTCGTCGACAGGCACTGGAGTGGCAACTTCTCCCTTCATCTCAACCCCAACTTTCTAG AACAAGCCTACAGTATCCTCTCCAAACTGAAGTCATCCTCCCataaagagacagaggagaaaagGGACGTAGGTGGTAATGAAAGTGTAACAATAcatgagaaaagagaaaagagtcaCGATTGCACTGAAGTTGGTCATCTGCAGGGGACATTGACCCAGAAATCACAACTG ACATGTCTTCAGAAACAGCTTGTCACAGCCCTGATGGACAACATCAAGTTAAAGCATGAGATACATAAGTTGAGAGAAGACAACTCCTCCTGGAATAACA TTGACAGACAATGGCAGAGTTGTTTGCAACTGCAAGGGAAAGTGCTGGAGGCTGAAGAGAAACATTTGAAGGAGTTAAAAGACTCAATGGACATCCTACAAGCAACTCACAG GTCTCTACAGCGCCTATCTCTGACAAGAACTGGAAGACAAGCCATGAAGCCACCGCCTGATGATGGGGACGGCCTGCCTACAGACGCTTATGATGAGACTATATAA
- the LOC125307028 gene encoding BTB/POZ domain-containing protein KCTD19-like codes for MAEEDTKTCIFNVGGCLYSIPISRLSCFQESLLLKESVFNHHARLFLDRDGFTFRHLHYYIHTGKLASSCISEINILYELSSTLRLTSLQQALENRQSGKHFLRARPVDLQVTERAAMYYWKTRLCNPKQPESVASPVFTVHDAIPLGLVGKPLVDNDEEVMYCFIPLEQLRLHPNLVTQDNLLWLCDDIAIIECGSRLFRFIANFLHTGKILLPEHFGDYELLSSEAKMVGMTEFVEALQEQCEINSDSSSILLDSPQISDSESVAQPLYIMTFDLLVKYPDSSLGQLHIDSNLEGSRLYVTGSGVLFQHVQDWLGTCCLPLTEEASQLSGLCEYLEGQDGAYQAFKEALFQFLHKRKTSKSVFTAKPWSASVAACTVYKIVKVYVGTHWYATYLQTLLKYPELLSNSSKVTWICFGQSLHVKGDGQIFRHILNFLRSGRLLLPADFREWPLLCQEVEAFQIPALTGALEDCSDYRAWCRGKVHSSDGSSSSSLAESLSLDEDCFLGISSDEESMDFSEQDTQLQESPDYSCLLMGDSSSRPSSEEPIVVSSPINHSPPKSKNLGQAQGVLPGLSETSRENQTTNGGPSTASSSASHAANAASATGDLSSSIRSLLQKIRGTCLESLLQRLSSNISASTQQQQQHVASAHRTEQESIPKERLVQILEETFRSRPNLKIKRLPGPTSPIGSGHTARSSDSPLEDSVSAAGGERWSWKSLPVRGCVIQLTHPPVLGRGEPGGFFTHSVIYAGTPPDSTAHPHVTATAMGDPQDVAFAHFNLSYEEMVYGREGHAFLTGIILDSKKLDTANCTQNLANLIYLLWTDQIKDSLQELLGLIEVKLHRTREKLQQWLNFTLPLARRYTECLMQLERHCCQIETLFP; via the exons ATGGCAGAAGAAGACACCAAAACTTGCATCTTCAATGTTGGTGGATGTTTGTACTCCATTCCGATAAGCCGACTCTCCTGTTTTCAAGAGTCATTGTTACTGAAAGAATCTGTCTTCAATCATCACGCAAGATTATTCCTAGACAGGGATGGCTTCACCTTCAGACACCTACATTATTATATACACACTGGTAAACTTGCGTCCTCTTGCATATCTGAGATCAATATTTTATATGAGCTGTCATCAACCCTACGTCTTACATCATTGCAACAG GCGTTAGAAAACCGTCAGTCAGGCAAGCATTTCCTACGTGCACGCCCAGTTGACCTACAGGTCACAGAAAGAGCTGCTATGTATTACTGGAAAACAAGACTTTGTAATCCTAAACAACCTGAATCTGTGGCCAGCCCGGTTTTCACAG TGCATGATGCCATACCTCTGGGACTGGTGGGGAAGCCTCTGGTGGACAATGATGAGGAGGTGATGTACTGCTTCATTCCACTGGAGCAGCTTCGATTACATCCCAACTTGGTGACACAGGACAACCTGTTGTGGCTGTGTGATGATATAGCTATCATTGAATGTGGGAGCCGTCTCTTCAGGTTCATAG CTAATTTCCTGCATACGGGAAAGATCTTACTGCCAGAGCATTTCGGTGATTACGAGCTGCTGAGCAGCGAGGCAAAAATGGTTGGCATGACAGAGTTCGTGGAAGCACTGCAGGAACAATGTG AGATAAATAGTGACTCTTCGTCCATACTTCTGGATTCACCCCAAATATCAGACTCGGAATCTGTTGCTCAGCCTTTATATatcatgacctttgacctgttaGTGAAGTACCCTGATTCTTCGCTGGGTCAGCTTCACATAGACAGCAATCTTGAGGGGAGCAGACTGTACGTAACAGGCTCTGGAGTTCTTTTCCAACACGTGCA GGATTGGCTGGGAACATGCTGTCTGCCTCTGACAGAGGAGGCCTCTCAGCTGTCTGGCTTATGCGAGTACCTGGAAGGGCAGGATGGGGCCTACCAGGCTTTCAAGGAGGCCTTGTTCCAGTTTCTGCACAAGAGGAAAACCTCAAAAA GTGTATTTACTGCAAAGCCATGGTCTGCTTCAGTGGCGGCATGCACGGTTTATAAAATTGTAAAAGTTTACGTTGGAACACACTGGTACGCCACTTATTTGCAGACTCTCTTGAAG TATCCAGAGCTGCTGTCTAACTCTAGTAAGGTCACCTGGATCTGCTTTGGTCAGAGTCTGCATGTAAAAGGTGACGGGCAAATATTCCGTCACATCTTAAACTTCCTCAGATCTGGTCGTCTGTTACTTCCAGCTGACTTCAG AGAGTGGCCTTTGCTCTGCCAGGAGGTTGAAGCCTTCCAGATCCCAGCCCTCACTGGAGCTTTGGAGGACTGCTCAGACTACAG GGCCTGGTGTAGAGGGAAGGTCCACAGCAGTGATGGGTCTTCCTCCTCGTCTTTGGCTGAATCCCTGTCTCTGGACGAAGACTGCTTTCTGGGGATATCTTCTGATGAG GAGAGCATGGACTTCAGTGAACAAGACACACAGCTGCAAGAGAGCCCAGACTACTCATGCTTGCTGATGGGAGACTCGTCAAGTAGACCCAGCTCAGAGGAGCCTATTGTTGTTTCCTCACCAATTAATCACAGTCCCCCTAAAAGCAAGAACCTGGGGCAAGCCCAAGGTGTCTTACCAGGCCTTTCAGAAACTTCCAGAGAAAATCAAACCACTAACGGTGGGCCTTCTACAGCCAGCAGTAGTGCCAGCCATGCAGCTAACGCCGCCAGTGCCACTGGCGATCTCTCGAGCTCCATCAGGAGCCTGCTCCAGAAGATCCGCGGCACCTGCCTGGAGAGCCTGCTCCAGAGACTCAGCAGCAACATCTCGGCgtccacacagcagcagcagcagcacgttgCCTCGGCGCACAGGACGGAGCAGGAGTCCATCCCCAAGGAGCGGCTGGTGCAGATACTGGAGGAGACCTTCAGAAGTCGGCCCAACCTGAAGATCAAGAGGCTGCCGGGGCCTACGAGCCCCATCGGCTCAGGCCACACTGCTAGGTCATCCGATTCACCACTAGAAGACAGCGTATCAGCAGCAG gaggagagaggtggagctGGAAGAGTCTTCCCGTGAGGGGCTGCGTGATCCAGCTGACCCACCCCCCGGTCCTGGGGAGAGGGGAGCCAGGTGGCTTCTTCACCCACAGCGTCATCTACGCGGGCACCCCTCCAGACAGCA CTGCCCATCCGCATGTGACTGCGACTGCAATGGGAGATCCCCAGG ATGTGGCCTTCGCCCACTTCAATCTGTCTTACGAGGAGATGGTGTACGGACGAGAGGGCCATGCTTTCCTGACGGGTATCATCCTGGACTCGAAGAAGCTTGACACAGCAAATTGCACTCAAAACTTAGCCAATCTGATCTATCTCCTCTGG ACAGATCAGATAAAAGACTCTTTGCAAGAGCTACTGGGCCTCATCGAAGTCAAGCTGCATAGGACCAGAGAGAAGTTACAGCAGTGGTTGAAC TTCACCCTGCCGCTGGCAAGACGTTACACAGAGTGCCTGATGCAGCTGGAGAGACACTGCTGCCAGATAGAAACCCTGTTTCCTTAA
- the tppp3 gene encoding tubulin polymerization-promoting protein family member 3 → MAESTDMEQLLTSFKKFAIHGDTKATGKELNGKNWAKLCKDCKVIDGKNVTNVDVDIVFSKVKAKTSRVITYEEFQKALEELAPKRFKGKSKEEALKAMYQLIEGKEPTNAGVTKVAKTGAVDRLTDTTKYTGSHKERFDDSGKGKGKAGREELVENTGYVGAYKEAGTYDDKTKAK, encoded by the exons ATGGCTGAGAGCACAGACATGGAGCAGCTTCTGACCTCCTTCAAGAAGTTTGCCATCCACGGAGACACCAAAGCCACCGGCAAGGAGCTGAACGGCAAAAACTGGGCCAAGCTCTGCAAAGACTGCAAGGTCATTGACGGCAAGAACGTCACCAACGTGGATGTAGACATCGTCTTCTCAAAAGTCAA AGCAAAGACGTCAAGAGTCATCACTTACGAAGAGTTCCAGAAGGCTCTGGAAGAGTTGGCACCCAAGCGGTTCAAAGGAAAAAGCAAAGAAGAGGCTCTGAAGGCCATGTACCAGCTGATAGAAGGAAAGGAGCCCACCAATGCTGGAGTTACG aAAGTGGCCAAAACTGGAGCAGttgacagactgacagacaccaCCAAGTACACAGGCTCTCACAAGGAGCGCTTCGACGACAGCGGTAAGGGCAAAGGCAAGGCAGGCCGGGAGGAGTTGGTGGAGAACACAGGTTACGTTGGCGCCTACAAGGAAGCTGGCACCTACGACGACAAGACCAAGGCCAAGTAG